The Crocinitomicaceae bacterium genome includes a region encoding these proteins:
- a CDS encoding glycosyltransferase family 39 protein codes for MQNNKIFTWKNVLSTTILFTLIYFVVFARLGSFAFRPWDEAMFAVNAYEMSENGNMMVPTFDHEVDLRNTKPLLVTWVQVACIKIFGFSEWSIRFPSACAVFFSILVLFSFLKKYKDELFAWTAVLILMTSSGYLTYHTGRTGDADALLSFFLLAMVLNVLKFFMELKNKYVLFAGVFFSLAIMTKSFAAMLFILPLVAAIILYRKQFLIAIKTWHLYVGIVLVTGSLLVVFIIREHFQPGFLNLTFQHDAGRLIEMKNIGKEGWRFFLEHIFYTRFSYWSVFFFIGLILMFKLGDDIERKIFYVTALFCGFYILQISISSTKMIWYDMPVYPFLACIAAIPIYQLIHLFQLYKLPLVAVTLFFIFLIPYHQQFYNAQSNKLSSGDRMEEAASIFLYEKSKRREYENITIFHHGFQGSLLCYKYKFSEHGAIVRITKTADFEPQEKVFVHQEEYLSILHQSFHYDTLEQLNGGIYVQIK; via the coding sequence GTGCAGAACAATAAAATATTTACATGGAAAAATGTACTCAGCACTACCATCCTGTTTACGCTGATCTATTTTGTAGTGTTTGCGCGCTTAGGTTCATTCGCGTTCAGACCATGGGATGAGGCTATGTTTGCAGTAAACGCGTACGAAATGTCAGAGAACGGAAATATGATGGTTCCAACTTTTGATCACGAAGTAGATCTTAGAAATACTAAACCGCTGTTGGTTACCTGGGTGCAAGTTGCGTGTATAAAAATATTTGGCTTTTCTGAATGGTCAATCAGATTTCCAAGCGCATGCGCTGTTTTTTTCTCAATCCTCGTTTTGTTCAGTTTTCTGAAAAAGTATAAAGATGAATTATTTGCCTGGACAGCTGTTTTGATTTTAATGACAAGTTCAGGATATCTTACATACCACACCGGGCGCACCGGAGACGCGGATGCTTTGTTGAGTTTTTTTCTGTTGGCAATGGTATTGAATGTATTGAAATTTTTCATGGAGCTAAAAAATAAATACGTGCTTTTTGCCGGCGTCTTTTTCTCTCTTGCCATCATGACTAAAAGTTTTGCCGCCATGCTGTTCATTTTACCACTTGTTGCTGCCATTATACTTTACCGAAAACAATTTCTGATCGCAATTAAAACATGGCATTTGTACGTGGGAATCGTGCTTGTTACAGGCTCTCTACTGGTGGTTTTTATCATCAGAGAACATTTTCAACCGGGATTTCTCAACCTGACATTTCAACATGATGCAGGCAGATTAATTGAAATGAAAAATATTGGAAAAGAAGGATGGCGCTTTTTTTTAGAACATATTTTCTACACCCGATTTTCATATTGGTCAGTTTTCTTCTTTATAGGTTTAATTTTAATGTTCAAGTTAGGTGATGATATTGAACGAAAGATATTTTATGTGACCGCATTATTTTGTGGTTTCTATATTTTGCAAATTTCAATTTCAAGCACCAAAATGATTTGGTACGATATGCCGGTTTATCCATTTCTTGCCTGCATTGCAGCAATACCCATTTATCAACTTATACATCTTTTTCAATTATATAAACTACCGCTTGTTGCCGTTACCTTGTTCTTCATTTTTCTGATTCCATATCATCAACAATTTTATAATGCCCAATCAAATAAATTATCTTCTGGTGACAGAATGGAAGAGGCAGCCAGTATATTTCTCTATGAAAAATCAAAACGACGTGAATATGAAAACATCACCATTTTTCACCACGGATTTCAAGGATCTTTGCTCTGTTACAAGTACAAATTTTCTGAACATGGTGCCATTGTGAGAATCACTAAAACGGCTGATTTTGAACCGCAGGAAAAAGTATTTGTGCACCAGGAAGAATACTTATCAATATTACATCAATCATTCCATTACGACACGCTTGAGCAACTAAATGGTGGAATTTATGTGCAGATAAAATAA